In Bacteroidota bacterium, the following are encoded in one genomic region:
- a CDS encoding hydrogenase maturation nickel metallochaperone HypA, which produces MHVPVNSMTDLLDKIEEVAEVEGAKRVKRIAVRFGANSFIDPDKFRTYFGEISTGSVAEGCRLSLQFVETEDDPFENNILLVGVDCD; this is translated from the coding sequence TGCATGTACCTGTTAATTCAATGACCGATCTTCTCGATAAGATCGAAGAAGTTGCAGAAGTTGAAGGTGCCAAACGGGTAAAACGGATAGCCGTCCGGTTTGGAGCCAACAGTTTCATTGATCCTGACAAATTCAGAACGTATTTTGGAGAGATTTCAACCGGATCGGTGGCCGAAGGTTGCCGCCTGTCTCTTCAGTTTGTCGAAACCGAAGACGATCCGTTTGAGAATAATATCCTGCTGGTCGGAGTGGACTGCGACTGA